Proteins found in one Oncorhynchus gorbuscha isolate QuinsamMale2020 ecotype Even-year unplaced genomic scaffold, OgorEven_v1.0 Un_scaffold_2196, whole genome shotgun sequence genomic segment:
- the LOC124025142 gene encoding dynein axonemal heavy chain 6-like has product MSSFSQKGSPRCQAGPGREEVAGARQQRMTLPFTMSPGHVDPEALRARLISVAPSQAQRNPDALIFKHTTKAQERRRAGQRHVPLEILPVLKKYQDHKQPEFIHRQNRERLLQSGWKPPSPSLAGVEWMDKAPDRQSSTLHLPELPDHVKEKQAQMTQSTLCSPSPPKRPRSSKSAKPSPTGAFLQSPSPLPASHPVIFSSAEDVIRAKIRSPPDIVRIIRNNPHLGFLYMTSAAPKSSIRYDAYNLKIVAYENINKQDYSTISQQGVTFITDAEMDFLPLERWEHEYRCHRRLLAIPAFALFRRWKAFRVWRTNVRSKKINTCKKSLQERLFIVNESLRPALLNIREMCYRISDMGLCHILKDHTYTLEEFQEAQYNQLEEVSSRLEEFRELVKEVARSACHTAMLEAGYTPDYNYNTEGTPEIELLFEEAPEKMSYTEQANKRYHCRRLTCFIRLADYLMVNTMHILAVNSVAKLLSVLQDQIQHTPTHAVIHSWADTDAAGDGGGATEDSDRKATEPTVEAVHLLPMFVSELMLETHALTYKPSVDVFQECVSEIISRFQETVLSLVVLVTDSYFDAFTQPMINSKVEEKTCGDGPGLEAMLEDDKHLLNIILDIKQSLQFAFDSASVYARTFESFRVFYSENESLDLDALRDQDHGVAFFAESLKKYHSEHKEALAIKQKRHLGLLLVDTTLLKGKLLPSPLRCLERKIDAIIAEAQDAQFKLEFIPSATTEFVNSLTFLEEIQERMEWLDEQTETVSQMYKLIDSYSVPSPPEDFAVYATLKPSVTGVRNAIDKAVGEKDANVDKFCVHLQRDITDLNKEVKRVKQQAQNNQIMDINAERPKVRLLLDEVQVSIDELQNQAFQYKSFQKNFKVEVTKYEALEELSAEVKLKQLLWDSLEEWDALQAGWME; this is encoded by the exons ATGTCTTCGTTCTCCCAGAAGGGGTCCCCTCGCTGCCAGGCTggcccagggagagaggaggtggctggGGCCCGGCAGCAGAGGATGACCCTCCCATTCACCATGTCCCCGGGACACGTAGACCCAGAGGCACTGAGAGCCAGGCTGATCTCAGTAGCCCCGAGCCAGGCACAACGCAACCCTGATGCCCTGATCTTCAAACACACCACCAAGGCCCAGGAACGCAGGAGGGCAGGGCAGAGACACGTACCGCTGGAGATACTG CCGGTCCTGAAGAAGTACCAGGACCACAAGCAGCCAGAGTTCATCCACAGGCAGAACCGGGAGAGGCTGCTCCAGTCGGGCTGGAAGCCTCCGTCGCCCTCCCTTGCTGGGGTGGAGTGGATGGACAAGGCCCCTGACAGACAGAGCTCCACCCTTCACCTCCCTGAGCTGCCTGACCACGTCAAGGAGAAACAG GCTCAGATGACCCAGAGTACCctgtgttccccctctccccccaaaCGCCCTCGCTCCTCCAAGTCCGCAAAGCCCTCCCCCACCGGAGCCTTCCTCcagtccccctcccctctcccggCCAGTCACCCCGTCATCTTCAGCTCTGCAGAGGATGTGATTCGTGCCAAAATACGCTCCCCGCCGGACATCGTCAGAATCATCCGGAACAACCCTCACCTGGGCTTCCTGTACATGACCTCTGCCGCACCCAAGAGCTCCATCAGATATGATGCTTATAACCtcaa GATAGTGGCGTATGAGAACATCAACAAGCAGGACTACTCTACCATCAGCCAGCAGGGTGTGACCTTCATCACTGACGCGGAGATGGACTTCCTGCCGTTAGAGCGCTGGGAGCATGAGTACCGGTGCCACCGTCGCCTCCTGGCCATCCCGGCCTTCGCCCTCTTCAGGAGGTGGAAGGCCTTCAGAGTGTGGCGGACCAACGTCCGCTCCAAGAAGATCAACACGTGCAAGAAGTCCCTGCAGGAGCGCCTGTTCATCGTCAATGAG TCTCTGCGTCCGGCGTTGCTGAACATCAGAGAGATGTGCTACAGGATCAGTGACATGGGGCTTTGTCACATACTGAAAGATCACACATACACTCTGGAGGAGTTCCAGGAGGCTCAGTACAACCAGCTGGAGGAG gtatcTTCTCGTCTGGAAGAGTTCAGGGAGCTGGTAAAGGAGGTGGCCAGGAGCGCCTGTCACACGGCCATGTTGGAGGCAGGATACACACCTGACTATAACTacaacacag AGGGAACACCTGAGATTGAGCTGCTGTTTGAAGAGGCTCCAGAGAAGATGAGTTACACAGAACAGGCCAACAAGAGGTACCACTGTAGACGCCTCACCTG TTTCATCCGGTTGGCTGACTACCTGATGGTGAACACCATGCACATCCTGGCTGTGAACTCTGTGGCCAAACTACTGTCCGTCCTGCAGGACCAGATtcaacacacccccacacacgcTGTCATCCACAGCTGGGCCGACACCGATGCTGCTGGAGACGGAGGTGGAGCCACGGAGGACTCCGACAGGAAG gCTACAGAGCCCACAGTGGAGGCTGTTCATCTTCTACCCATGTTTGTGTCGGAGCTGATGCTGGAGACCCACGCTCTGACCTACAAACCCTCCGTAGACGTCTTCCAG GAGTGTGTGTCAGAGATCATCTCTAGGTTCCAGGAGACGGTGTTGTCATTAGTTGTGTTGGTGACTGACTCCTACTTTGATGCCTTCACTCAGCCCATGATCAACAGCAAG GTGGAGGAGAAGACGTGTGGTGACGGTCCTGGTCTGGAGGCCATGTTAGAGGATGATAAACACCTTCTGAACATCATCCTCGACATCAAG cAATCGCTACAGTTTGCGTTTGACTCGGCCAGCGTGTACGCGCGCACCTTTGAGAGCTTCCGCGTCTTCTACAGTGAGAATGAGAGTCTGGACCTGGACGCGCTCAGAGATCAGGATCACG GAGTGGCGTTCTTCGCTGAGAGTCTGAAGAAGTACCACAGCGAACATAAAGAGGCCCTGGCCATCAAACAGAAGAGGCACCTGGGCCTGCTGCTGGTAGACACCACTCTGCTTAAAGGGAAGCTCCTCCCCTCACCACTACGCTGTctggag AGAAAGATTGACGCCATCATCGCTGAGGCTCAGGATGCCCAGTTCAAACTGGAGTTCATCCCCTCTGCAACTACAGAGTTCGTCAACTCCCTCACCTTCCTAGAGGAGATACAGGAGCGG atgGAGTGGTTGGACGAGCAGACAGAGACCGTGTCCCAGATGTACAAGCTGATAGACTCCTACTCCGTGCCCAGCCCTCCTGAGGACTTTGCCGTCTACGCCACCCTGAAACCCTCAGTCACCGGCGTACGCAACGCCATCGACAAGGCCGTGGGAGAGAAGGACGCCAACGTGGACAAGTTCTGTGTCCACCTCCAACGGGACATCACCGACCTCAACAAGGAGGTCAAGAGGGTCAAACAGCAGGCTCAG